A stretch of the Rosa rugosa chromosome 5, drRosRugo1.1, whole genome shotgun sequence genome encodes the following:
- the LOC133709588 gene encoding probable isoprenylcysteine alpha-carbonyl methylesterase ICMEL2 isoform X1, translating into MFRTPISRFATLFRNPNPHKLLPTEPIPIFTKKARIFGPKQKLKMPSQQILPITYHPPSSNPATTEKLLVKSEEDPSTRLLLYSHFEDEEKAAPLKPLLPKSASYTFNTSTTAAAAAAGSANNNQKRRRRTASDNSLYSSSSNSSSEEGAADRQSIAGDVEHAAAETYLITRLSLKLLSYLGVGYRWITRFLALGCYSFLLMPGFIQVGYYYFFSKQVRRGIVYGDQPRNRLDLYLPKNSDGPKPVIAFVTGGAWIIGYKAWGSLLGIQLSERDIIVACIDYRNFPQGTISDMVQDASQGISFVCNHIAEYGGDPDRVYVMGQSAGAHIGACSIVDQAIKELGEGESTSWSVSQIKAYFGLSGGYNLFNLVDHFHSRGLYRSIFLGIMEGEHSLQRFSPEVMIQDSNVRSAASLLPPIILFHGTADYSIPSDASKNFAETLRSLGVKAESILYEGKTHTDLFLQDPMRGGKDQMFEDLVAIIHEGDSEALAKDAVAPPRKRLVPEFMLKLAHKVSPF; encoded by the exons ATGTTTCGAACCCCAATTTCCAGATTCGCCACACTTTTCAGAAACCCAAATCCCCATAAACTCTTACCCACAGAACCAATTCCCATATTCACCAAAAAAGCTCGAATCTTTGGCCCCAAACAAAAGCTCAAAATGCCATCCCAGCAAATCCTACCCATAACATACCACCCCCCATCttcaaatcccgccaccactGAAAAGCTACTAGTCAAATCTGAGGAGGACCCATCAACAAGGCTCCTCCTTTATTCACATTTCGAAGATGAAGAAAAGGCCGCGCCTTTGAAGCCCCTTCTTCCCAAGTCGGCGAGCTACACATTCAACacctccaccaccgccgccgccgcagCAGCAGGTTCTGCCAATAACAACCAGAAGCGGCGGCGCCGGACGGCCAGCGATAACTCGCTTTATTCGTCGTCATCCAATTCCTCATCGGAGGAGGGCGCTGCCGACCGGCAATCTATCGCCGGCGATGTGGAGCACGCCGCCGCCGAGACGTACTTGATCACCCGGCTGAGCTTGAAGCTTTTGAGCTATCTTGG GGTAGGCTACAGATGGATTACAAGATTTTTGGCCCTCGGTTGTTATTCGTTTTTACTTATGCCAGGGTTTATTCAAG TTGGCTATTACTATTTCTTCTCCAAGCAGGTCCGCAGAGGTATAGTTTATGGCGATCAACCAAGAAATAG GCTAGATCTGTATCTACCCAAAAATTCTGATGGGCCAAAACCAGTCATTGCATTTGTAACTGGTGGAGCCTGGATTATTGG TTACAAAGCATGGGGTTCTCTTTTAGGAATACAGTTATCAGAACGAGACATCATAGTGGCATGCATAGATTACAG AAATTTCCCTCAGGGTACTATCAGTGATATGGTACAGGATGCTTCTCAAGGCATCTCATTTGTATGTAATCATATTGCTGAATATGGAGGCGATCCTGATAG GGTTTATGTGATGGGACAATCAGCTGGTGCACATATTGGTGCATGCTCAATTGTTGACCAGGCAATCAAGGAGCTTGGTGAAGGAGAGAGCACTTCTTGGAGTGTTTCCCAGATAAAGGCTTACTTTGGTCTTTCTGGAGG GTACAATTTGTTTAATTTAGTAGATCACTTCCACAGTCGAGGCCTATACCGTTCAATATTTTTAGG CATAATGGAAGGGGAGCATTCATTGCAACGTTTCTCTCCTGAAGTCATGATTCAGGACTCCAATGTTAGGAGTGCTGCTTCTCTTTTACCTCCTATTATTTTATTTCATGGTACTGCAGATTATTCCATACCATCAGATGCCAG TAAGAATTTTGCAGAAACTCTTCGGAGTCTTGGAGTGAAAGCTGAATCGATTCTGTATGAAGGGAAAACTCACACAGATTTGTTTCTTCAG GATCCAATGCGAGGCGGAAAAGATCAGATGTTTGAAGACTTAGTAGCTATCATTCATGAAGGTGATTCAGAGGCCCTTGCCAAAGATGCAGTGGCTCCACCAAGAAAGCGCCTTGTACCTGAGTTCATGTTGAAGTTGGCTCACAAAGTCAGCCCATTCTAG
- the LOC133709588 gene encoding probable isoprenylcysteine alpha-carbonyl methylesterase ICMEL2 isoform X2: MFRTPISRFATLFRNPNPHKLLPTEPIPIFTKKARIFGPKQKLKMPSQQILPITYHPPSSNPATTEKLLVKSEEDPSTRLLLYSHFEDEEKAAPLKPLLPKSASYTFNTSTTAAAAAAGSANNNQKRRRRTASDNSLYSSSSNSSSEEGAADRQSIAGDVEHAAAETYLITRLSLKLLSYLGVGYRWITRFLALGCYSFLLMPGFIQVGYYYFFSKQVRRGIVYGDQPRNSYKAWGSLLGIQLSERDIIVACIDYRNFPQGTISDMVQDASQGISFVCNHIAEYGGDPDRVYVMGQSAGAHIGACSIVDQAIKELGEGESTSWSVSQIKAYFGLSGGYNLFNLVDHFHSRGLYRSIFLGIMEGEHSLQRFSPEVMIQDSNVRSAASLLPPIILFHGTADYSIPSDASKNFAETLRSLGVKAESILYEGKTHTDLFLQDPMRGGKDQMFEDLVAIIHEGDSEALAKDAVAPPRKRLVPEFMLKLAHKVSPF, from the exons ATGTTTCGAACCCCAATTTCCAGATTCGCCACACTTTTCAGAAACCCAAATCCCCATAAACTCTTACCCACAGAACCAATTCCCATATTCACCAAAAAAGCTCGAATCTTTGGCCCCAAACAAAAGCTCAAAATGCCATCCCAGCAAATCCTACCCATAACATACCACCCCCCATCttcaaatcccgccaccactGAAAAGCTACTAGTCAAATCTGAGGAGGACCCATCAACAAGGCTCCTCCTTTATTCACATTTCGAAGATGAAGAAAAGGCCGCGCCTTTGAAGCCCCTTCTTCCCAAGTCGGCGAGCTACACATTCAACacctccaccaccgccgccgccgcagCAGCAGGTTCTGCCAATAACAACCAGAAGCGGCGGCGCCGGACGGCCAGCGATAACTCGCTTTATTCGTCGTCATCCAATTCCTCATCGGAGGAGGGCGCTGCCGACCGGCAATCTATCGCCGGCGATGTGGAGCACGCCGCCGCCGAGACGTACTTGATCACCCGGCTGAGCTTGAAGCTTTTGAGCTATCTTGG GGTAGGCTACAGATGGATTACAAGATTTTTGGCCCTCGGTTGTTATTCGTTTTTACTTATGCCAGGGTTTATTCAAG TTGGCTATTACTATTTCTTCTCCAAGCAGGTCCGCAGAGGTATAGTTTATGGCGATCAACCAAGAAATAG TTACAAAGCATGGGGTTCTCTTTTAGGAATACAGTTATCAGAACGAGACATCATAGTGGCATGCATAGATTACAG AAATTTCCCTCAGGGTACTATCAGTGATATGGTACAGGATGCTTCTCAAGGCATCTCATTTGTATGTAATCATATTGCTGAATATGGAGGCGATCCTGATAG GGTTTATGTGATGGGACAATCAGCTGGTGCACATATTGGTGCATGCTCAATTGTTGACCAGGCAATCAAGGAGCTTGGTGAAGGAGAGAGCACTTCTTGGAGTGTTTCCCAGATAAAGGCTTACTTTGGTCTTTCTGGAGG GTACAATTTGTTTAATTTAGTAGATCACTTCCACAGTCGAGGCCTATACCGTTCAATATTTTTAGG CATAATGGAAGGGGAGCATTCATTGCAACGTTTCTCTCCTGAAGTCATGATTCAGGACTCCAATGTTAGGAGTGCTGCTTCTCTTTTACCTCCTATTATTTTATTTCATGGTACTGCAGATTATTCCATACCATCAGATGCCAG TAAGAATTTTGCAGAAACTCTTCGGAGTCTTGGAGTGAAAGCTGAATCGATTCTGTATGAAGGGAAAACTCACACAGATTTGTTTCTTCAG GATCCAATGCGAGGCGGAAAAGATCAGATGTTTGAAGACTTAGTAGCTATCATTCATGAAGGTGATTCAGAGGCCCTTGCCAAAGATGCAGTGGCTCCACCAAGAAAGCGCCTTGTACCTGAGTTCATGTTGAAGTTGGCTCACAAAGTCAGCCCATTCTAG
- the LOC133711132 gene encoding F-box/LRR-repeat protein At3g59210-like: MADASELPEIPICQIFQSLSTKFAVRASILSKQWERVWPLVPVLDFDEDEKVHNGHNASPCRHRKFLEFVTLCLRRREEDKLLHKFRLCMEYCYYCKDCGELVDKCLSFALDRNVKELHVAKSGYFLSHKVLNAEYLAVLSLDSIEIRDDDIVTLPSLKSLSLICISFGGLGFLHLMAGCPSLENLSVVKCRGFDERIEVSSSSFKSLKVKSFQLGCCTPT; encoded by the coding sequence ATGGCCGATGCCAGCGAGTTACCAGAGATTCCAATCTGCCAAATCTTCCAATCGCTTTCCACTAAGTTTGCAGTCCGGGCCAGCATTCTTTCAAAGCAATGGGAACGTGTCTGGCCATTAGTCCCGGTATTAGATTTTGACGAGGACGAGAAGGTACACAATGGTCACAATGCCAGCCCTTGTCGACACAGAAAGTTCCTGGAGTTTGTAACACTGTGTTTGAGGCGTCGCGAAGAAGATAAGTTGTTACATAAATTCCGGCTTTGCATGGAGTACTGTTATTACTGTAAAGACTGTGGAGAGCTCGTGGATAAGTGTTTGAGTTTTGCTCTTGACAGAAATGTTAAAGAGTTGCATGTTGCTAAATCAGGCTACTTCTTATCACATAAGGTTCTGAATGCTGAATATTTAGCTGTTTTAAGTTTGGATTCTATTGAAATAAGGGATGATGATATTGTAACTCTTCCGTCTTTGAAATCTTTGTCTCTAATTTGTATAAGTTTTGGTGGCTTGGGATTCCTCCACCTTATGGCAGGCTGTCCTTCCCTCGAGAATTTGTCAGTGGTTAAATGTAGAGGCTTCGATGAAAGAATTGAAGTTTCAAGTTCGAGCTTCAAATCCTTAAAAGTTAAAAGTTTTCAACTCGGGTGTTGCACTCCAACTTGA